A region from the Colwellia sp. PAMC 21821 genome encodes:
- a CDS encoding single-stranded DNA-binding protein, producing the protein MSSELPQNHLCTVTLLGNLVNKPDIRYQANPVVAFAEFTLATHSRWFDKTSNKFKEWTSYHTVKVIGDIVERALIHADKGDIILLQGYLINSKKNNREIIHASYAQTFPKGYAQSINQIHCSGNIVSDIKVITTENNKELTEVIIESQQHIFSAITHKYHMVTIQRPVHIWGKQALYLAEHGTRNDQIIVDGKLSYLNNKDKNQFIDAQQAVLIAKN; encoded by the coding sequence ATGTCATCTGAATTACCGCAAAACCATTTATGCACCGTTACCCTTTTAGGCAACTTGGTTAATAAGCCTGATATTCGCTACCAAGCTAACCCTGTTGTTGCTTTTGCTGAATTTACGTTGGCAACGCATAGCCGTTGGTTTGATAAAACCAGTAACAAATTTAAAGAATGGACCAGTTATCATACCGTAAAAGTTATTGGTGACATTGTTGAACGTGCCCTGATTCACGCTGACAAAGGCGATATCATACTGCTACAAGGCTATTTAATTAATAGTAAAAAGAATAATCGCGAAATTATCCACGCGAGTTACGCACAAACTTTTCCAAAGGGCTATGCTCAATCTATTAATCAAATTCATTGTAGTGGTAATATAGTTTCTGATATTAAGGTTATTACCACTGAAAACAATAAAGAATTAACCGAAGTTATTATAGAGTCTCAGCAGCATATATTTTCCGCCATTACACATAAATACCATATGGTCACAATTCAGCGCCCAGTCCATATTTGGGGTAAACAAGCACTTTATCTTGCTGAACACGGAACAAGAAATGATCAAATAATAGTTGACGGAAAATTAAGCTATCTTAATAATAAGGATAAAAACCAATTTATAGATGCGCAACAAGCTGTTTTAATAGCAAAGAATTAA
- a CDS encoding DUF3802 family protein, translated as MVTDTDGYIHVVEYLTAHLNLFENSINIENANSSVLEVIEQEMSEKIIALCNQNQNLTFKQRNTIIREVDAIVYDLQEILSGVVNNSVNNEQLAFIKEFAILIKNLFDTEINNQFIR; from the coding sequence ATGGTCACCGATACTGATGGTTATATTCATGTTGTTGAATATTTAACTGCTCATTTAAACTTATTTGAAAATAGTATCAATATTGAGAATGCAAACAGCTCGGTATTAGAAGTTATTGAACAAGAAATGAGTGAAAAAATTATTGCTTTATGCAATCAAAACCAAAACTTAACCTTTAAGCAACGAAATACTATTATTAGAGAAGTTGATGCGATAGTTTATGACTTACAAGAAATATTATCGGGTGTAGTCAATAATTCGGTAAATAATGAGCAGCTAGCGTTTATTAAAGAGTTTGCTATTTTAATTAAAAATTTATTTGATACAGAAATTAACAATCAATTTATACGCTAG